In Tepidamorphus gemmatus, the following are encoded in one genomic region:
- a CDS encoding helicase-related protein, which yields MTNLPDVGRHPAARGRTVTAVLGPTNTGKTHLAIERMLGHESGVIGLPLRLLAREVYGRVVERVGAEAVALVTGEEKIKPANPRYWISTVEAMPRDLDVAFVAIDEVQLAADLDRGHVFTDRILRRRGREETLLLGAGTMRPILTRLMPNLNVVTRPRLSHLAYSGQRKITRLPRRSAVVAFSAEEVYAIAELIRRQRGGAAVVLGALSPRTRNAQVGLYQSGEVDFLVATDAIGMGLNLDVDHVAFAARRKFDGFHYRDLTPAEMGQIAGRAGRHLRDGTFGVTGRVDPLADDLVGRLESHDFEPVHLLQWRNADLDFSSLTALRASLAAAPREDGLTRAPAGDDIHALEAAACDPEIADIARGHHAVERLWDVCQVPDYRKIAPANHVELVATLYTQLMRHGRLSEDWFARQVAECDRSDGDIDTLSNRIAHIRTWTFVANRPDWLADPAGWQERTHAVEDRLSDALHERLTHRFVDRRTSVLARSLRENATMEADIDTGGDVTVEGHHVGRLDGLRFTPDPEADGNHLKAISAAARRSLAGELQARAERLARDADEVISLTLDGTFMWRGAPVGRLEKGDVLLAPRIALLADEQLAGAPRDNAADRLGRWMADRIAQRLGPLKALLEDDSLAGMARGIAFQLGEALGILERSRISDEVRALSQDDRAALRRHGVRFGAHHIYLPALLKPGPRVLAAQLWALHHGGLHQPGLDHVAALVQSGRMSVAIEPGTARGLYRAFGFRPCGGRAIRIDILERIADQIRAALAWKPGSASRPPGAVDGRVFTVTEQMTSLAGCAGEDFAEILKALGYRSETRPAPAVPTALARVTSAERPAAGSSATTAEAAVEARGGDEGGNDADDTDPGSPEAYAPATGELSEDAAVEAPAQAADADQPMPHAMSGADRSEPVPVRPAVGEPDAAAVDAPGEAPTDTAVDTPTGVTAGPAVATEIIVWRPGRRPDAAQRPCGRRDGRPTGPRTGIAAEDGTDGGGLRRLRGPDRHQADQRGSKGRPGKGRPPRKGGERNDDRRVAAPPPARSGGRRESREPDPLSPFAALKGLRDALAERDRRDA from the coding sequence ATGACCAACCTGCCGGATGTCGGCCGCCACCCCGCCGCGCGCGGGCGGACCGTGACCGCGGTGCTCGGTCCGACGAACACGGGCAAGACTCATCTTGCCATCGAGCGGATGCTCGGACACGAATCCGGCGTCATCGGGTTGCCGCTGCGGCTGCTCGCGCGCGAAGTCTACGGCCGCGTCGTGGAGCGGGTCGGCGCCGAGGCGGTCGCGCTCGTTACCGGCGAGGAGAAGATCAAGCCGGCCAATCCGCGCTACTGGATCTCGACGGTCGAGGCGATGCCGCGCGATCTCGATGTCGCCTTCGTCGCGATCGACGAGGTGCAGCTTGCCGCCGATCTCGACCGGGGTCATGTCTTCACCGATCGCATTCTGCGCCGGCGCGGCCGTGAGGAAACGCTGCTGCTCGGCGCCGGCACCATGCGCCCGATCCTGACCCGGCTGATGCCGAACCTCAACGTGGTGACCCGGCCGCGGCTGTCGCATCTGGCCTATTCGGGCCAGCGGAAGATCACCAGATTGCCGCGCCGCTCCGCCGTCGTCGCCTTCTCGGCCGAGGAGGTCTACGCCATTGCCGAGCTGATCCGGCGTCAGCGCGGCGGCGCGGCGGTGGTGCTCGGGGCGCTGAGCCCGCGCACACGCAACGCCCAGGTCGGCCTCTACCAGTCCGGCGAGGTGGATTTCCTGGTGGCCACCGACGCGATCGGCATGGGGCTCAATCTCGACGTCGATCATGTCGCCTTTGCCGCCAGGCGCAAGTTCGACGGATTCCACTACCGCGATCTCACCCCCGCGGAGATGGGCCAGATCGCCGGCCGCGCCGGGCGGCACCTGCGCGACGGCACGTTCGGCGTGACCGGCCGCGTCGACCCGCTCGCCGACGATCTGGTGGGCCGGCTGGAGAGCCACGATTTCGAGCCGGTCCATCTGCTGCAGTGGCGCAATGCCGACCTCGACTTCTCCTCGCTGACGGCCCTGCGCGCCAGCCTGGCGGCGGCTCCGCGCGAGGATGGGCTGACCCGGGCACCCGCCGGCGATGACATCCATGCCCTGGAGGCTGCGGCCTGCGATCCTGAGATCGCCGACATCGCCCGCGGCCATCATGCGGTGGAGCGGCTCTGGGATGTCTGCCAGGTGCCCGACTACCGCAAGATCGCGCCCGCCAACCATGTCGAGCTGGTGGCGACCCTTTATACGCAGCTGATGCGCCATGGACGGCTGTCGGAGGACTGGTTCGCCCGGCAGGTCGCCGAATGCGACCGCAGCGACGGCGACATCGACACCCTGTCCAACCGAATCGCCCACATCCGCACCTGGACCTTCGTCGCCAACCGACCGGACTGGCTGGCCGATCCTGCCGGTTGGCAGGAGCGCACCCACGCCGTAGAGGACCGTCTGTCGGACGCCCTGCACGAGCGCCTGACGCACCGTTTCGTGGATCGCCGAACCAGCGTGCTGGCCCGCAGCCTGAGGGAGAACGCCACAATGGAAGCCGATATCGATACCGGCGGCGACGTGACCGTCGAAGGCCATCATGTCGGCCGTCTGGACGGTCTGCGCTTCACACCCGATCCGGAAGCCGACGGCAACCATCTCAAGGCGATCTCGGCAGCGGCGCGGCGCTCGCTGGCCGGCGAACTCCAGGCGCGCGCCGAGCGGCTGGCCAGGGATGCCGACGAGGTGATCTCGCTGACCCTGGACGGCACCTTCATGTGGCGCGGCGCGCCGGTCGGCCGGCTCGAGAAGGGTGATGTCCTGCTCGCTCCGCGTATCGCCCTGCTCGCCGACGAGCAGCTCGCCGGCGCGCCGCGCGACAATGCCGCGGACCGGCTTGGACGCTGGATGGCCGACAGGATCGCCCAGCGTCTGGGGCCGCTGAAGGCGCTCCTCGAGGACGACAGCCTCGCCGGCATGGCGCGCGGCATTGCCTTCCAGCTCGGCGAGGCGCTCGGAATCCTCGAACGTTCGAGGATCAGCGACGAGGTGCGGGCGCTGTCCCAGGACGACCGTGCGGCCTTGCGCCGCCACGGCGTGCGCTTCGGCGCCCATCACATCTACCTGCCGGCCCTGCTGAAGCCCGGACCGCGCGTCCTGGCCGCCCAGCTCTGGGCGCTGCATCATGGCGGACTGCACCAGCCCGGCCTCGATCACGTCGCGGCGTTGGTCCAGAGCGGACGCATGTCAGTGGCGATCGAGCCGGGCACGGCGCGCGGGCTGTATCGCGCCTTCGGGTTCCGCCCCTGCGGCGGCCGCGCCATCCGCATCGACATCCTCGAGCGGATCGCCGACCAGATCCGCGCCGCGCTCGCCTGGAAGCCCGGCAGCGCCTCCCGGCCGCCCGGTGCGGTCGACGGGCGCGTGTTCACCGTCACCGAGCAGATGACGTCGCTTGCCGGCTGTGCCGGCGAGGATTTCGCCGAAATCCTGAAGGCGCTCGGCTACCGCAGCGAGACACGGCCAGCGCCGGCGGTGCCCACCGCCTTGGCGCGGGTCACATCTGCCGAACGCCCCGCTGCCGGATCCTCCGCAACCACCGCCGAAGCCGCCGTCGAGGCCCGTGGCGGGGATGAGGGCGGCAACGATGCCGACGACACCGATCCCGGTTCGCCCGAAGCATATGCGCCCGCGACCGGGGAGCTGTCGGAAGATGCGGCGGTCGAGGCGCCGGCGCAGGCCGCCGATGCGGACCAGCCCATGCCGCACGCCATGTCCGGCGCCGACAGATCCGAGCCGGTGCCGGTCCGGCCTGCGGTCGGCGAACCGGACGCAGCCGCAGTCGATGCACCGGGGGAAGCGCCGACGGACACAGCGGTCGACACACCGACCGGAGTGACCGCCGGGCCGGCGGTGGCGACCGAGATCATCGTCTGGCGGCCCGGTCGTCGTCCCGATGCCGCGCAGCGGCCGTGCGGGCGGCGGGACGGTCGGCCGACCGGTCCCCGCACCGGGATCGCAGCCGAGGATGGGACCGACGGCGGCGGGCTGCGCCGCCTGCGCGGACCGGACCGCCACCAGGCCGACCAGCGCGGCAGCAAGGGGCGACCCGGCAAGGGCCGGCCGCCGCGCAAGGGTGGCGAGCGCAACGATGACCGGCGGGTGGCCGCCCCACCTCCGGCCCGGTCAGGCGGGCGGCGCGAGTCTCGCGAGCCCGACCCGCTGTCGCCGTTCGCCGCGCTCAAGGGGCTTCGCGACGCCCTCGCGGAACGGGACAGGCGCGACGCTTGA
- a CDS encoding DUF3108 domain-containing protein, which produces MKSVAWSARLAKRISVAAVVGLAAVTVATADEADYRFQLNYRVSLGALPIGNATLVGTFEGPKYRIDGFGKLTGIAGVLYEYSASASSAGRLQHGRTQPSAFSVNATDGKKTATIRMTMNSSGVRQLRITPTPTPYHVNHPNRVKVTEADKRGIIDPISALFFPGGYSVDGFDKRACERSVPIFNGQERFDVNLEYREIQPVSGGVGFADEVLVCNARYRAIAGHRTDKDEVKTAEKITAEVMLTPVPGSDILVPYRVTIPTPLGAAVVQATELTASGALQTRAAALAD; this is translated from the coding sequence ATGAAGTCGGTTGCGTGGAGCGCCAGGCTGGCGAAGCGGATCTCGGTCGCCGCGGTTGTCGGGCTGGCAGCCGTCACTGTCGCCACCGCCGACGAGGCCGATTACCGGTTCCAGCTGAACTACCGAGTCAGCCTCGGCGCTCTGCCGATCGGCAATGCCACCCTCGTCGGCACCTTCGAAGGCCCGAAATACCGGATCGACGGGTTCGGCAAGCTTACCGGCATCGCCGGCGTCCTCTACGAGTACAGCGCCAGCGCCTCGTCCGCCGGCAGGCTGCAGCACGGCAGGACGCAGCCCAGCGCCTTCTCCGTCAATGCCACCGACGGCAAGAAGACCGCGACGATCCGCATGACGATGAACAGCTCGGGTGTCCGCCAGCTCAGGATCACCCCGACGCCGACGCCCTATCATGTCAATCATCCCAATCGCGTGAAGGTGACCGAGGCCGACAAGCGCGGCATCATCGATCCGATCAGCGCGCTGTTCTTTCCCGGCGGCTACTCGGTCGACGGCTTCGACAAGCGCGCCTGTGAGCGCAGCGTACCGATCTTCAACGGCCAGGAGCGTTTCGACGTCAACCTCGAATACCGCGAGATCCAGCCCGTCTCGGGCGGCGTCGGCTTTGCCGACGAGGTGCTGGTGTGTAACGCCCGCTACCGGGCGATCGCCGGCCACCGCACCGACAAGGACGAGGTCAAGACGGCCGAGAAGATCACAGCCGAGGTGATGCTCACCCCCGTGCCCGGCTCGGACATTCTCGTGCCCTATCGCGTCACCATTCCAACGCCGCTCGGCGCTGCGGTGGTGCAGGCCACCGAGCTGACCGCCAGCGGCGCGCTGCAGACCCGCGCGGCGGCGCTCGCCGACTGA
- the rpmB gene encoding 50S ribosomal protein L28, which produces MARRCELTGKAVMSGNNVSHANNKTRRRFLPNLLNVTLMSDTLNRSFRLRISANALRSVEHRGGLDAFLMKARDEELSERAQGLKRDIAKAAAAATPTA; this is translated from the coding sequence ATGGCCCGGCGTTGTGAGCTGACCGGCAAGGCGGTCATGTCCGGCAACAATGTGAGCCACGCCAACAACAAGACCCGGCGTCGGTTCCTTCCCAACTTGCTCAACGTGACGCTGATGAGCGACACGCTGAACCGCAGCTTCCGGCTGCGCATCTCGGCCAATGCGCTGCGCAGCGTGGAACATCGCGGCGGTCTCGACGCCTTCCTGATGAAGGCGCGCGACGAGGAGCTGTCCGAGCGGGCGCAGGGTCTGAAGCGCGATATCGCCAAGGCCGCAGCGGCAGCGACGCCGACGGCCTGA
- a CDS encoding queuosine precursor transporter, producing MTTGGDFQDQRGRAGMRLSLPVAAMAMVVAASNVLVQYPFTPLGLADYLTWGAFSYPFAFLVTDLTNRRFGPVAARRVVYAGFAIAVALSVWLATPRIALASGTAFLAAQLVDVWIFHRLRRQAWWQAPLASSLIGATVDTTLFFSLAFAGSGIGEADYWGLVLPVWVAWAVFDWMVKLVHAVAMLGPFHLLRRRTAPAVGEYPAL from the coding sequence ATGACGACGGGTGGTGATTTCCAGGATCAGCGCGGCCGCGCGGGGATGCGTCTGTCGTTGCCAGTGGCGGCCATGGCGATGGTCGTCGCGGCTTCAAACGTGCTTGTCCAGTATCCGTTCACGCCGCTCGGCCTCGCCGATTACCTGACCTGGGGTGCCTTTTCCTATCCCTTCGCATTCCTGGTGACCGATCTGACCAATCGCCGCTTCGGTCCGGTGGCGGCGCGGCGGGTGGTCTATGCAGGGTTCGCAATCGCGGTCGCGTTGTCGGTCTGGCTCGCGACGCCGCGCATCGCACTTGCTTCGGGCACAGCCTTTCTTGCCGCGCAGCTCGTCGACGTCTGGATCTTCCACCGGCTGCGCCGGCAAGCCTGGTGGCAGGCGCCGCTCGCCTCCTCGCTGATCGGCGCGACGGTCGACACGACGCTGTTCTTCTCGCTCGCCTTTGCCGGATCCGGCATCGGCGAGGCCGACTACTGGGGTCTCGTGCTGCCGGTCTGGGTCGCCTGGGCAGTTTTCGACTGGATGGTCAAGCTGGTGCATGCCGTCGCGATGCTCGGTCCGTTCCACCTGCTGCGCCGGCGGACGGCGCCTGCGGTCGGAGAGTACCCCGCGCTGTAG
- a CDS encoding esterase-like activity of phytase family protein: protein MHGRASAAIAAALSLALSLALSFGQPAAGPARAEEAVTVRAAPVASFDPQHADQAVFGGLRYLGGLQLDSSDKRFGGLSGLEISPDGHRLMMVSDVGDLFSATLDHAGRAPAGLSQVTVERLIDEDGAPLGAKFGADAEALRAVGGNGLTNDVMVAFERDNRVLRYSFGPDGRLARASPVAMPAAIADLPYNQGLEALAVIPPGAPGAGSLVALAESESTARPGTIPGWVIAPDGSSREIGLIRDGDFNVTDAVALANGDVIVLERRFNVLTGVAMRVRRISAAELAREEPISGVVLLAAGMAYAVDNMEGIAVHTDEAGRTVLSIISDDNFNTLQRTLLLQFELLDP from the coding sequence ATGCACGGACGCGCGTCCGCCGCGATCGCCGCGGCCCTGTCCCTCGCCCTGTCCCTCGCCCTGTCCTTCGGCCAGCCCGCCGCCGGTCCCGCCCGGGCCGAGGAGGCCGTCACGGTCCGTGCCGCCCCCGTCGCCAGCTTCGATCCACAGCACGCCGATCAGGCCGTGTTTGGCGGGCTGCGCTATCTTGGCGGGCTTCAGCTCGATTCCTCCGACAAGCGCTTCGGCGGTCTGTCCGGCCTCGAGATCTCGCCGGACGGTCATCGGCTGATGATGGTGAGCGATGTCGGCGACCTCTTCTCCGCCACACTCGACCATGCCGGCAGGGCTCCGGCCGGTCTCTCGCAAGTGACGGTTGAGCGCCTCATCGACGAGGACGGTGCGCCACTCGGCGCCAAGTTCGGCGCCGACGCCGAGGCGCTGCGCGCCGTCGGCGGCAACGGCCTGACGAACGACGTCATGGTCGCCTTCGAGCGCGACAATCGCGTCCTGCGCTACAGTTTCGGCCCGGATGGGCGCCTCGCGCGGGCGTCGCCCGTGGCGATGCCCGCGGCGATCGCCGATCTGCCCTACAATCAGGGGCTCGAAGCACTCGCGGTCATCCCGCCCGGCGCTCCGGGCGCCGGCTCGCTGGTCGCGCTGGCCGAATCCGAGAGCACCGCGCGGCCCGGCACGATTCCGGGCTGGGTGATCGCGCCGGACGGCAGCAGCCGCGAGATCGGCCTGATCCGCGACGGCGACTTCAACGTTACCGACGCGGTGGCACTCGCCAATGGCGACGTCATCGTGCTCGAGCGACGCTTCAACGTGCTGACCGGCGTGGCGATGCGGGTGCGCCGCATAAGCGCGGCCGAACTGGCCCGTGAAGAGCCGATCTCCGGCGTGGTGCTGCTGGCCGCCGGCATGGCCTATGCGGTGGACAACATGGAGGGCATCGCCGTGCACACCGACGAGGCCGGCCGCACCGTTCTCAGCATCATCTCCGACGACAATTTCAACACCCTGCAGCGCACCCTGCTGCTGCAGTTCGAACTTCTCGACCCCTGA
- the cobT gene encoding cobaltochelatase subunit CobT, which yields MTNRKPGMPGRSAPTEPFKRAVAAATRAIAGKADIEVSFGTDRAGVSGRSVRLPEPPRKLSPEEAAVARGQADALALRLACHDQAIHRRLLPQGRNARALFEAVEQARCEAVGSNRMCGVADNIGAMLEARYSRMNVAAAESRADVPLEEAVALIARERMTRRPAPESARRAVELWRSWIEQKAGDEMDRLAAALEDQTVYARIVREMIAAFDMADELGAEEEDEEESSESEDSSDTSSDSRQESEQDSSDGASAEESMDAAEQEEGDVEATDTRAEALEQEAESADSTESNEPWRPNFPFSNTTGANAYRIFTSRFDETVSAEELCDPDELDRLRGFLDKQLQHLQGVVTRLANRLQRRLLAQQNRAWDFDLEEGVLDAARLHRVIIDPMHPLSFKRERDTDFRDTVVTLLLDNSGSMRGRPITVAATCADILARTLERCGVKVEILGFTTRAWKGGQSREAWLAAGKPQGPGRLNDLRHIIYKPADMPWRRARRNLGLMMREGLLKENIDGEALAWAHDRLIARPEQRRILMMISDGAPVDDSTLSVNPGNYLERHLRQVIEDIETRSPVELIAIGIGHDVTRYYRRAVTIVDAEELGGAMTDKLAELFEEGSGPVHAAGRRRLRRRAAAPN from the coding sequence ATGACCAACCGCAAGCCCGGGATGCCAGGCCGCTCGGCCCCGACCGAGCCCTTCAAGCGCGCCGTCGCTGCGGCAACCCGTGCGATCGCCGGCAAGGCCGATATCGAGGTCAGCTTCGGCACCGATCGCGCCGGCGTGTCGGGACGGTCGGTGCGGCTGCCCGAGCCGCCGCGCAAGCTGTCGCCCGAGGAGGCGGCGGTCGCGCGCGGCCAGGCCGATGCCCTCGCCCTGCGTCTCGCCTGCCACGACCAGGCCATCCATCGCCGTCTGCTGCCGCAGGGGCGCAATGCGCGGGCCCTGTTCGAGGCCGTCGAACAGGCGCGCTGCGAGGCGGTCGGCAGCAACCGCATGTGCGGCGTCGCCGACAATATCGGCGCGATGCTCGAGGCCCGCTATTCGCGGATGAACGTCGCCGCCGCAGAATCGCGCGCCGACGTGCCTCTCGAGGAGGCGGTGGCGTTGATCGCGCGCGAACGGATGACCCGTCGCCCGGCGCCCGAGAGCGCGCGGCGCGCCGTCGAGCTGTGGCGGAGCTGGATCGAGCAGAAGGCCGGCGACGAGATGGACCGCCTCGCCGCAGCGCTCGAGGACCAGACCGTTTACGCCCGCATCGTCCGCGAGATGATCGCCGCCTTCGACATGGCCGATGAACTCGGCGCCGAGGAGGAGGATGAGGAGGAGTCCAGCGAGAGCGAGGACTCCTCCGACACCTCGTCCGACTCGCGCCAGGAGAGCGAGCAGGACTCCAGTGACGGCGCTTCAGCCGAGGAATCCATGGACGCCGCCGAGCAGGAGGAAGGCGACGTCGAGGCAACTGACACCCGCGCTGAGGCGCTGGAGCAGGAAGCGGAGTCCGCCGATTCGACCGAATCGAACGAACCCTGGCGGCCCAACTTCCCGTTCTCCAACACCACCGGCGCCAATGCCTACCGCATCTTCACCAGCCGGTTCGACGAGACCGTCTCGGCCGAGGAACTGTGCGACCCGGACGAGCTGGACCGGCTCAGGGGATTTCTGGACAAGCAACTTCAACATCTGCAGGGCGTCGTCACCCGCCTCGCCAACCGGCTGCAGCGCCGGCTGCTGGCACAGCAGAATCGCGCCTGGGACTTCGACCTCGAGGAGGGGGTGCTCGATGCGGCGCGCCTGCACCGGGTGATCATCGATCCGATGCACCCCTTGTCCTTCAAGCGCGAACGCGACACCGACTTCCGCGATACGGTGGTGACGCTGCTGCTCGACAATTCCGGTTCGATGCGCGGACGGCCGATCACCGTCGCGGCGACCTGCGCCGATATCCTCGCCCGCACGCTGGAGCGCTGCGGCGTCAAGGTCGAGATCCTCGGCTTCACCACGCGTGCCTGGAAGGGCGGACAGAGCCGCGAGGCCTGGCTCGCCGCCGGAAAGCCGCAGGGTCCGGGCCGCCTCAACGACCTGCGCCACATCATCTACAAGCCCGCCGACATGCCGTGGCGTCGCGCCCGGCGCAATCTCGGTCTGATGATGCGCGAGGGGCTCTTGAAGGAGAACATCGACGGCGAGGCACTGGCCTGGGCGCACGACCGGCTGATTGCCCGGCCGGAGCAGCGCCGGATCCTGATGATGATCTCCGACGGAGCGCCGGTTGACGATTCGACGCTGTCCGTCAATCCCGGCAACTATCTCGAGCGTCACCTGCGTCAGGTGATCGAGGACATCGAGACCCGCTCGCCGGTCGAACTGATCGCCATCGGCATCGGCCACGACGTCACACGCTACTATCGCCGGGCGGTCACGATCGTCGATGCCGAGGAACTCGGCGGTGCGATGACCGACAAGCTTGCCGAGCTGTTCGAGGAGGGTTCCGGTCCGGTGCATGCCGCGGGCCGCCGGCGCCTCCGCCGCCGGGCGGCCGCCCCGAATTGA
- the cobS gene encoding cobaltochelatase subunit CobS encodes MTSGIAEPHGLPDMKVSVRQVFGIDSDLEVPAYAEPDEHVPDVDPDYQFNRETTLAILAGFAHNRRVMIQGFHGTGKSTHIEQVAARLNWPCVRVNLDSHISRIDLVGKDAIVIKDGLQVTEFRDGILPWALQTNTALVFDEYDAGRPDVMFVIQRVLEVSGKLTLLDQKRVIRPHPAFRLFATTNTIGLGDTSGLYHGTQQINQGQMDRWSIVVTLNYLPHDDEVNIVLAKSKHYQSDAGREIVSRMVRVADLTRNAFMNGDLSTVMSPRTVLTWAENANIFGDIGLAFRLTFLNKCDELERGIVAEFYQRCFGRDLPESTVNIALN; translated from the coding sequence ATGACGAGCGGAATTGCTGAGCCCCATGGCCTGCCCGACATGAAGGTTTCCGTGCGGCAGGTCTTCGGCATCGACTCCGATCTCGAGGTTCCGGCCTATGCCGAGCCCGACGAGCATGTTCCTGACGTCGATCCGGACTACCAGTTCAATCGCGAGACGACCCTCGCCATCCTCGCGGGATTCGCGCACAACCGCCGCGTGATGATCCAGGGCTTTCACGGCACCGGCAAGTCGACGCACATCGAGCAGGTCGCGGCGCGTCTGAACTGGCCGTGCGTCCGCGTCAATCTCGACAGCCACATCTCGCGCATCGACCTCGTCGGCAAGGACGCGATCGTCATCAAGGACGGTCTGCAGGTCACCGAGTTCCGCGACGGCATCCTGCCATGGGCGTTGCAGACGAACACGGCGCTGGTCTTCGACGAGTACGACGCCGGCCGCCCTGACGTGATGTTCGTCATCCAGCGGGTGCTCGAGGTCTCCGGCAAGCTGACCCTGCTCGACCAGAAGCGCGTCATTCGGCCGCATCCTGCCTTCCGGCTGTTCGCGACCACCAATACCATCGGCCTTGGCGACACCTCCGGCCTCTATCACGGCACCCAGCAGATCAACCAGGGCCAGATGGACCGCTGGTCGATCGTCGTGACGCTGAACTATCTGCCGCACGACGACGAGGTGAACATCGTGCTCGCCAAGTCGAAGCACTACCAGAGCGACGCAGGACGCGAGATCGTTTCGCGGATGGTCCGCGTCGCCGACCTCACCCGCAATGCCTTCATGAACGGCGATCTGTCGACGGTGATGAGCCCGCGCACGGTGCTGACCTGGGCCGAGAATGCCAACATCTTCGGCGACATCGGACTCGCCTTCCGACTCACATTCCTCAACAAGTGCGACGAGCTGGAGCGCGGCATCGTCGCGGAATTCTATCAGCGCTGCTTCGGCAGGGACCTGCCCGAATCGACGGTGAACATCGCACTCAACTGA
- a CDS encoding J domain-containing protein, which translates to MKLDSKWFDRIRVRPDADRVAAERAPVCEAKGCRRPGPYRAPKGRLLEGQYYNFCLEHVRDYNKSYNWFSGMSEADVMAWLESRATGHRPTWSMGANAHAQPGGPRNGRRFGAGMYHDPFDFFAEARRHDRARDETPRAPQRRIGNAERRSLDELGLDETATGPEIKLRYKELVKRHHPDANGGDRSSEDRLRAIIEAYGTLKASGFYRDC; encoded by the coding sequence ATGAAGCTGGATTCCAAATGGTTCGACAGGATCCGGGTGCGTCCCGACGCCGATCGCGTCGCCGCCGAGCGCGCCCCCGTCTGCGAGGCCAAGGGCTGCCGCCGGCCTGGACCCTACCGCGCCCCGAAGGGACGGTTGCTGGAAGGCCAGTACTACAACTTCTGTCTGGAACACGTCCGCGACTACAACAAGTCCTACAACTGGTTCTCCGGCATGTCGGAGGCCGACGTGATGGCCTGGCTCGAGTCCCGCGCGACAGGGCACCGGCCGACCTGGTCGATGGGCGCCAACGCCCATGCCCAACCCGGCGGCCCGCGCAACGGCAGACGTTTCGGCGCCGGGATGTATCACGACCCGTTCGACTTCTTCGCCGAGGCGCGCCGCCACGACCGTGCGCGCGACGAGACACCACGCGCGCCGCAGCGCCGCATTGGCAACGCCGAGCGCCGTTCGCTCGACGAACTGGGACTGGACGAAACGGCAACGGGACCCGAAATTAAGCTGAGATACAAGGAACTCGTGAAGCGTCACCATCCCGACGCCAATGGCGGCGACCGTTCAAGCGAGGATCGCCTGCGGGCGATCATCGAGGCCTATGGAACCCTCAAGGCCTCTGGCTTCTACCGCGATTGCTGA
- a CDS encoding BolA family protein translates to MTIRDRIAEKLTAALAPEALEVIDESDRHHGHAGWREGGETHFRVRIVSRAFAGKTRVERHRMVNAALAEELAGGVHALAISAEAPPIP, encoded by the coding sequence ATGACAATACGAGATCGGATTGCCGAAAAGTTGACGGCGGCGCTGGCGCCGGAGGCGCTGGAGGTGATCGACGAATCCGACCGCCACCACGGACATGCCGGCTGGCGCGAGGGCGGCGAGACCCACTTCCGGGTCAGGATCGTCTCGCGCGCCTTCGCCGGCAAGACTCGCGTCGAACGCCACCGGATGGTCAACGCGGCGCTCGCCGAGGAGCTGGCCGGCGGGGTGCATGCGCTCGCCATCTCCGCCGAGGCGCCGCCCATCCCCTGA